From the Planktothrix tepida PCC 9214 genome, one window contains:
- a CDS encoding glycosyltransferase family 2 protein, with amino-acid sequence MAKCSIVIRCYNEEQHIGRLLSGIIEQSVQDVEIILVDSGSTDATLAIASRYPIKLVSIKPQEFSFGRALNLGCQAATGDIIVIASAHVYPVYRDWLEQLLVPFRDPKIALTYGKQRGNQQSKYSEHQVFAKWFPDESHWYQDHPFCNNANAAIRRSLWQQLPYNETLTGLEDLDWAKRVLGLGYQLAYVAEAEIXTFSSA; translated from the coding sequence ATGGCCAAATGCTCTATTGTGATTCGATGCTACAACGAAGAACAACATATAGGACGCCTGCTCAGTGGCATCATTGAGCAAAGTGTGCAGGATGTTGAAATTATCTTAGTAGACTCTGGCTCCACGGATGCCACCCTTGCTATTGCCTCCCGTTATCCTATCAAACTTGTGTCAATCAAGCCCCAGGAATTTTCCTTTGGTCGAGCACTGAATCTGGGGTGTCAAGCTGCCACAGGGGATATCATTGTGATTGCTAGTGCCCATGTTTACCCCGTTTATCGGGACTGGCTCGAACAACTGTTAGTTCCCTTCCGTGACCCCAAAATTGCCCTAACTTATGGGAAACAACGGGGAAATCAACAGAGTAAATATTCTGAACATCAAGTCTTTGCTAAGTGGTTTCCTGATGAGTCTCACTGGTATCAAGACCATCCCTTCTGCAATAATGCTAACGCTGCGATTCGCCGTTCCCTGTGGCAACAACTGCCCTATAATGAAACCTTAACAGGTTTAGAAGATTTGGATTGGGCTAAACGGGTACTGGGACTTGGCTATCAACTTGCTTATGTGGCAGAAGCAGAAATTGNAACGTTCTCTAGTGCCTGA
- a CDS encoding Uma2 family endonuclease, producing MWQKQKLXRSLVPDLAIFTWKRIPKTEQGRIENRFEIYPDWVIEILSPEQSPNKVIKKIIFCLKQGTELGWLIDPKDESVIIFQPNQFPDIKSEQEILPVLESVKDMKLSVTEMFTWLNIE from the coding sequence ATGTGGCAGAAGCAGAAATTGNAACGTTCTCTAGTGCCTGATCTTGCCATTTTTACTTGGAAGCGCATCCCGAAAACAGAACAAGGGAGAATTGAAAATCGCTTTGAAATTTATCCTGATTGGGTCATTGAAATTCTATCTCCCGAACAATCTCCCAACAAAGTTATTAAAAAGATTATTTTTTGTCTGAAGCAAGGAACAGAATTGGGATGGTTAATTGATCCTAAAGATGAATCAGTCATTATATTTCAGCCTAATCAATTTCCTGACATCAAATCAGAGCAAGAAATTTTACCGGTTTTAGAAAGTGTTAAAGATATGAAATTGTCGGTGACAGAAATGTTCACTTGGTTGAATATTGAATGA
- a CDS encoding glycosyltransferase → MSQFSSELTPKDIRSQAIEHLHQFLGRGGETSYLRMGDGELGYLMNSRDVKLTGLDPCHYQRLVIAYQNCSYLDLCMNQDYNRQNFPRINLSIASQTYINNHPKTGNLIRDWTYYKLHDYLLGRRCLIVGAEAAILEKLYQDQDYRKLTQKFWHKENSVFFLQPRDQGNNLKENLDLIKLDILVLVLKYNIDTVFISLGGCAKILCYEIAQQLQVTTIDWGSILRGLAYSGSRGDSYTFDYCPYFVRFPFPNYMQAVEKAHPELDQVSLLSIAQAQLKLELNRKVPKIGQVVLDFCRENIQQFQKGLEIYRTNYVSKIPAEHPEISKVNEFEDWINNVYLPEKELAVIKDSNQRLLALKDKHKGQRCVIIGNGPSLNQMDLSFLKNEICFGLNKIYLGFEKWGFIPTYYVSVNRLVIEQNAEEILNIPCPKFLSNRGIPYLLPQDDIFFIKTNPPPDIAFSPDPTQGLNEGSTVTYIAMQLAYYMGFETVILIGVDHHFVTQGQPHKEVISPGDDPNHFHPDYFGKGTKWHLPDLPTSEHHYKIAYDYFKINNRQIIDATLDGQCQVFPKQDYRELFCKSNPIIITGKIQELPKVTVVVTANHPLNTIRKTVTSILNQKYPNTEIVVVDQGSEDHISTVLQSEWDQIRYIQQEKLGVLAARNQGLQVAQGEFILFLGGDSCLSPGGLTQLMTFVKRESTKTDMIFAGKQISQGDTWVNTTPWEDLPDLDDIHIWKLPNLWKPFSDSIIVLRCSMLNLLGGFDRQFYHQEAATIDVVLRLGLRNCSAIWFHRQVCYNKELNMKIMEKPQQLSQDLERVVNKFFADTELKDWMRPLESMARDNAMAYSVRFV, encoded by the coding sequence ATGAGTCAATTTTCTTCTGAATTAACCCCCAAGGACATACGTTCTCAAGCTATAGAACACCTACACCAATTTTTAGGACGAGGTGGTGAAACCTCATACCTCAGAATGGGGGATGGGGAGTTGGGCTATTTAATGAATTCAAGGGATGTGAAGTTAACAGGTCTTGATCCATGCCATTATCAAAGGCTTGTAATTGCCTATCAAAACTGTAGTTATCTTGATCTTTGCATGAATCAAGACTACAATAGGCAAAACTTCCCTAGAATTAATTTATCTATCGCTTCTCAAACTTATATCAATAATCACCCAAAAACTGGAAATTTAATTAGAGATTGGACTTATTATAAACTCCATGATTATTTACTGGGAAGGCGTTGTTTAATTGTGGGTGCTGAGGCAGCTATCCTAGAGAAACTTTACCAAGATCAAGACTATAGAAAACTGACACAAAAGTTTTGGCATAAGGAAAACTCTGTTTTTTTTCTTCAACCTCGTGATCAGGGTAATAATTTAAAGGAAAATTTAGATTTAATTAAACTAGATATCCTCGTTTTAGTTCTGAAATATAATATTGATACAGTCTTTATTTCTTTAGGTGGATGTGCAAAAATATTATGTTATGAAATTGCCCAACAATTACAAGTAACAACCATTGATTGGGGAAGTATTTTGAGAGGACTTGCCTATAGTGGAAGTCGAGGTGATTCCTATACATTTGATTATTGCCCCTATTTTGTTAGGTTTCCTTTTCCAAATTATATGCAAGCTGTAGAAAAAGCACATCCTGAATTAGATCAAGTTAGTTTGTTATCGATAGCCCAAGCTCAACTCAAACTAGAGCTAAATAGAAAAGTCCCTAAGATCGGTCAAGTGGTTTTAGATTTTTGTCGAGAAAATATTCAACAGTTTCAAAAGGGTTTAGAGATTTATCGAACCAACTATGTATCTAAAATACCAGCAGAGCATCCAGAAATTAGTAAGGTTAATGAGTTTGAGGATTGGATTAATAACGTCTATTTACCGGAAAAAGAATTAGCAGTTATTAAAGATTCCAATCAGCGTTTATTAGCCTTGAAAGATAAGCATAAGGGACAGCGTTGCGTTATTATTGGTAATGGCCCTAGTTTAAACCAGATGGATTTATCCTTTCTTAAAAATGAAATTTGTTTTGGATTAAACAAAATTTATTTAGGATTTGAAAAATGGGGATTTATTCCTACTTATTATGTTTCAGTTAACCGCTTAGTGATTGAACAAAATGCTGAGGAAATTTTAAATATTCCTTGTCCTAAGTTTTTAAGTAACCGAGGAATTCCCTATCTATTACCCCAAGATGATATTTTCTTTATTAAAACTAACCCTCCGCCTGATATTGCTTTCAGTCCTGATCCCACTCAAGGATTAAATGAAGGCAGTACAGTCACCTATATAGCCATGCAGTTAGCCTACTACATGGGATTTGAAACTGTAATTTTAATTGGGGTTGATCATCATTTTGTAACTCAAGGACAACCCCATAAAGAAGTAATTTCTCCCGGTGATGATCCGAATCATTTTCATCCTGATTACTTTGGTAAAGGCACTAAATGGCATTTACCTGATTTACCAACTTCTGAACATCATTATAAAATTGCCTATGATTATTTTAAGATTAATAATCGTCAGATTATTGATGCTACTTTAGATGGACAGTGCCAAGTTTTTCCTAAGCAAGATTATCGGGAGTTATTTTGTAAATCCAACCCAATAATTATAACTGGAAAGATTCAAGAATTACCAAAAGTTACTGTTGTTGTCACGGCTAATCACCCTTTAAATACAATTAGAAAAACAGTTACAAGCATTCTAAATCAAAAATACCCTAACACTGAAATCGTTGTAGTTGATCAGGGTTCAGAGGATCACATCTCTACTGTTTTACAGTCTGAATGGGATCAGATTCGATATATTCAACAGGAGAAATTGGGCGTTCTAGCAGCCCGAAATCAAGGACTTCAAGTTGCGCAAGGAGAGTTTATACTATTTCTGGGGGGGGATAGCTGTTTAAGCCCAGGAGGATTAACGCAACTGATGACTTTTGTAAAAAGAGAATCTACCAAGACTGATATGATATTTGCTGGAAAGCAAATATCACAAGGTGACACTTGGGTTAACACTACCCCTTGGGAGGATTTACCTGATTTAGATGATATCCATATTTGGAAGCTGCCGAACTTATGGAAGCCGTTTAGCGACAGTATAATTGTGCTTCGTTGTTCAATGCTGAACCTCTTAGGTGGTTTTGATCGTCAATTTTACCATCAGGAAGCAGCTACAATTGATGTGGTTTTGCGTTTGGGGTTAAGAAACTGTTCTGCAATTTGGTTCCATCGGCAGGTCTGTTACAATAAAGAACTCAATATGAAGATCATGGAAAAACCTCAGCAGTTATCTCAAGATCTTGAAAGGGTGGTGAATAAATTTTTCGCTGATACAGAGTTAAAAGATTGGATGCGTCCTTTAGAATCTATGGCTAGAGATAATGCTATGGCGTATTCGGTGCGATTCGTTTAA
- a CDS encoding reverse transcriptase N-terminal domain-containing protein codes for MNKSKTLNNQTVEWKDINWRKLERVTFKLQKRIFQASERGDVKAVRKLQKILINSWSAKKR; via the coding sequence ATGAATAAATCTAAAACGCTGAACAATCAGACGGTGGAGTGGAAAGACATCAATTGGCGAAAGCTAGAACGGGTGACTTTTAAGTTGCAAAAGCGCATATTTCAAGCGAGTGAACGAGGTGATGTGAAAGCAGTTCGCAAACTTCAGAAGATCCTGATTAATTCCTGGTCAGCAAAAAAGAGATAA
- a CDS encoding group II intron maturase-specific domain-containing protein, protein MKNHLVKITEIIDTHKTAPQAALISKLNPIIRGWSNYYSTVVSKETFSKVDHLTYDKLRAWARKRGKGDINKDKYWRTVGDRNWCFSTEDGLKLLTHDSTPIVRHTKVKGEASPFDGNWIYWSKRRGEYPETPKRVATLIKKQKSICPHCGLYFTSTDIVEVDHIIPTTLGGKDTYENWQLLHKHCHDIKTANDGSLTKSKQLPIVENYDNNPF, encoded by the coding sequence ATCAAAAACCATCTTGTCAAAATAACTGAAATAATAGATACCCATAAGACCGCCCCACAAGCTGCTTTAATTAGCAAGCTGAATCCTATTATTAGAGGCTGGTCAAACTATTACTCAACAGTTGTTAGTAAAGAAACCTTCTCAAAGGTTGACCATCTAACTTACGACAAGTTGAGAGCCTGGGCAAGAAAGAGGGGAAAAGGGGACATCAATAAAGACAAATACTGGCGAACAGTAGGAGACAGAAATTGGTGTTTCAGTACAGAAGATGGGCTAAAATTACTCACCCATGACAGTACGCCAATCGTAAGGCATACAAAGGTTAAGGGTGAAGCTAGTCCGTTTGATGGTAACTGGATTTATTGGAGTAAACGACGAGGCGAATACCCAGAAACTCCTAAAAGAGTGGCAACACTTATCAAGAAACAAAAGAGTATCTGTCCTCACTGTGGTCTGTATTTTACAAGTACAGACATTGTAGAAGTTGACCATATAATACCAACAACATTAGGTGGAAAAGACACCTACGAAAACTGGCAACTTTTACACAAACATTGTCACGACATAAAAACGGCAAATGATGGTTCTTTAACGAAAAGTAAACAATTACCAATAGTTGAGAATTATGACAATAATCCGTTTTGA
- the rfbF gene encoding glucose-1-phosphate cytidylyltransferase: MQVVILAGGLGTRLREETEYRPKPLVEVGGRPIIWHIMKLYAHYGFLDFIACLGYRGNMIKEYFLNYEAMNNDFTIGLGVPNQISYLNNHDEQNFRVTLANTGVDTQTGGRIKQIEKYIEDDLFMVTYGDGLADVNIAELLSFHQEHGKLATVTTVQPPSRYGIVDIDEREARVLKFGEKIKDNKWVSAGYFVFNRKVFDYLEGGHCILEREPLERLTAEGQLMSYQHHGFFYAMDTFKEYTELNKMWESQQAPWKVWK; the protein is encoded by the coding sequence ATGCAAGTTGTCATTTTAGCTGGAGGCTTGGGTACTCGTCTCCGAGAAGAAACAGAATACCGCCCTAAACCCTTAGTTGAAGTTGGCGGACGTCCGATCATTTGGCATATTATGAAACTCTATGCCCATTATGGGTTCCTGGATTTTATTGCTTGTTTGGGATATCGGGGAAATATGATCAAGGAATATTTCCTCAACTATGAAGCGATGAACAATGACTTTACCATCGGTTTAGGAGTTCCGAACCAAATTAGTTATCTGAATAATCACGATGAGCAGAATTTCCGGGTTACCCTAGCTAATACGGGAGTTGATACCCAGACCGGAGGACGAATTAAGCAGATCGAGAAGTACATCGAAGATGATCTATTTATGGTCACTTATGGCGATGGTCTGGCTGATGTCAATATTGCAGAATTACTCAGTTTCCATCAGGAACATGGAAAACTGGCAACCGTCACAACGGTACAACCGCCTTCTCGTTATGGAATTGTGGATATTGATGAACGAGAAGCTAGGGTGTTGAAGTTTGGGGAGAAAATTAAGGATAACAAATGGGTGAGTGCGGGTTATTTTGTCTTTAACCGCAAAGTATTTGATTATTTAGAGGGAGGGCATTGTATATTAGAACGGGAACCTTTAGAGCGTTTAACGGCGGAGGGTCAGTTAATGAGTTATCAGCATCATGGCTTTTTTTATGCGATGGATACCTTTAAAGAATACACTGAACTTAATAAAATGTGGGAAAGTCAACAAGCTCCTTGGAAGGTATGGAAATGA
- a CDS encoding GDP-mannose 4,6-dehydratase: protein MSEFWRDRSVFVTGGTGLLGSWLVAELVNRGARVTALIRDGVPQSRLYTENWHHQINIVRGCIEDLPTLARAINEYEVDTVFHLAAQTIVGVANREPLATFEANIKGTWNLLEACRRVGGVSRIVVASSDKAYGDQEILPYDETTPLQGEHPYDVSKSCADLICRTYYVSYGLPVCITRCGNFYGGGDLNFNRIVPDTIRSAFHDKPVTIRSDGSYIRDYFYVRDGVLAYLHLAEQMERKEIWGEAFNFSNEIQIKVLDLVHKVLMLTNKTSLETKILNEAKHEIKHQYLSAKKARKLLSWYPQYSLEVGLQETINWYYNFFKSL, encoded by the coding sequence ATGAGTGAATTTTGGCGCGATCGCTCTGTGTTTGTTACGGGTGGTACAGGGTTATTAGGGAGTTGGTTAGTAGCCGAGTTAGTGAATCGAGGAGCTAGGGTAACAGCATTAATCCGAGATGGCGTTCCTCAGTCCCGACTTTATACAGAAAACTGGCATCATCAAATTAATATTGTTCGGGGTTGTATTGAAGATTTACCAACCCTAGCACGAGCAATTAATGAGTATGAAGTTGATACGGTTTTTCACTTAGCGGCTCAAACTATTGTCGGAGTAGCCAACCGTGAACCGTTAGCCACCTTTGAAGCCAATATTAAAGGCACTTGGAACCTATTAGAAGCTTGTCGCCGTGTCGGAGGTGTCAGTCGCATTGTGGTGGCATCTAGCGATAAAGCTTATGGTGATCAGGAAATTTTGCCCTACGATGAAACGACACCCTTGCAAGGGGAACATCCTTATGATGTGTCCAAAAGTTGTGCGGATTTGATTTGTCGCACTTATTATGTGAGCTATGGGTTGCCTGTTTGTATCACTCGCTGTGGTAATTTTTATGGCGGGGGAGACTTAAATTTTAACCGCATTGTACCGGATACAATTCGTTCTGCTTTCCACGATAAACCTGTTACTATCCGTAGTGATGGTAGTTATATCCGTGATTATTTTTATGTCAGGGATGGGGTGTTAGCTTATCTGCATTTAGCTGAACAGATGGAGCGAAAAGAAATCTGGGGTGAGGCATTTAATTTTAGTAATGAGATCCAAATTAAAGTGTTAGATCTAGTACATAAAGTATTGATGTTAACGAATAAAACATCCTTAGAAACCAAGATTTTAAATGAAGCAAAACATGAGATTAAACATCAATATTTATCTGCGAAAAAAGCTCGAAAGCTTTTAAGCTGGTATCCACAGTATTCTTTGGAAGTCGGCTTACAGGAAACAATTAATTGGTATTATAATTTCTTTAAAAGCCTATGA
- the rfbC gene encoding dTDP-4-dehydrorhamnose 3,5-epimerase encodes MNIKPLKLKGTYEINLKSHQDERGYFMRIYDEDIFREQGLTTAWVQENQSLSKKQGIIRGLHFQKPPHDETKLVRVIQGKILDVFVDLRKNSETYGQWDSIELSEHNQTMVYIPKGFAHGFCTLTPNVIVYYKVDSPYHPEAEGGLIWNDESISIQWPFANPFLSDKDSQLRTFKEFVSPFIL; translated from the coding sequence ATGAATATTAAACCTTTAAAACTCAAAGGAACTTATGAAATTAATTTGAAGTCTCATCAAGATGAAAGAGGATATTTCATGAGGATTTATGATGAAGATATTTTTCGCGAACAGGGTCTAACAACTGCTTGGGTTCAAGAGAATCAATCTCTTTCCAAAAAACAAGGGATCATTCGTGGACTGCACTTCCAAAAGCCTCCCCATGATGAGACTAAGTTAGTACGGGTTATTCAAGGTAAAATCCTTGATGTTTTTGTCGATCTCAGAAAAAATTCTGAAACTTATGGTCAATGGGACAGTATTGAACTATCGGAACATAATCAAACAATGGTCTATATACCCAAAGGCTTTGCTCATGGATTTTGTACACTCACCCCCAACGTTATAGTGTATTATAAGGTAGATTCCCCCTATCATCCTGAAGCAGAAGGAGGACTAATATGGAATGATGAATCTATTAGTATACAATGGCCTTTTGCCAATCCGTTTCTTTCGGATAAAGACTCCCAGCTAAGAACTTTCAAAGAATTTGTTTCCCCCTTTATTCTTTAG
- a CDS encoding DegT/DnrJ/EryC1/StrS family aminotransferase: MEIRLFKPCVGEEELAKIRDVFDRAWMGLGPLVSKFEQEWNTYIGTPSSVGVNSGTAALHLALTAFNFPEGSKVLVPALTFVATATAVLYNRLEPVFVDVDRETLSLSLDDLNQKVTKDCVAVMPVHLGGHPVPMDRLIAFAKEHHLAVIEDCAHTVGGIYQGKKLGTWGDIGCFSFEEKKCMTTGDGGMICSNNPELIEPLRANRWVGIDKDTWKRVADYTDAQVMSTRHWYYEVAVLGYKYNMNDLSAAIGLAQLQKIDWMNQRRCDIIQQYLDGINDCRNIQPLYPYDLKDSSYWIFGVRCAKRDDLILHLKQKGIATGVHYMPLPLHPLFKDYNSEIPVALEVWPTMLTLPLFPQLTEAEVDYVVNALCEFDQHY, from the coding sequence ATGGAAATTAGATTATTTAAACCTTGTGTTGGTGAGGAAGAACTAGCTAAGATTCGTGATGTTTTTGACCGAGCTTGGATGGGTTTAGGCCCTCTGGTGTCCAAGTTTGAACAAGAATGGAATACCTATATTGGCACTCCATCTTCTGTTGGGGTGAATTCAGGAACCGCTGCATTACACTTAGCATTAACTGCCTTTAATTTTCCTGAAGGTTCCAAGGTTTTAGTACCGGCTCTGACCTTTGTTGCAACAGCTACAGCAGTTTTATACAATCGACTGGAACCTGTGTTTGTTGATGTAGATCGAGAAACTCTTTCTCTGAGCCTGGATGATTTGAATCAGAAAGTAACCAAGGATTGTGTTGCAGTCATGCCAGTCCATCTGGGAGGGCATCCTGTACCCATGGATAGACTGATAGCCTTTGCAAAAGAACATCATTTGGCAGTCATTGAAGACTGTGCTCATACGGTTGGAGGAATTTATCAAGGTAAAAAGCTAGGCACTTGGGGCGATATAGGCTGCTTCAGTTTTGAGGAGAAAAAATGTATGACCACTGGTGATGGGGGCATGATTTGTTCCAATAATCCAGAATTGATTGAACCGCTAAGAGCTAATCGTTGGGTAGGAATTGATAAAGATACTTGGAAGCGTGTTGCTGATTATACGGATGCTCAGGTAATGAGTACCCGTCATTGGTATTATGAGGTTGCAGTTCTAGGTTACAAGTACAATATGAATGACCTCAGTGCTGCTATAGGTTTAGCCCAACTCCAGAAAATAGACTGGATGAATCAAAGACGTTGTGACATTATTCAGCAATACCTAGATGGCATTAATGATTGTCGAAATATTCAGCCTTTATATCCTTACGATCTTAAGGATTCTTCCTATTGGATATTTGGGGTGCGTTGTGCAAAACGAGACGACTTGATTCTTCATCTTAAACAAAAGGGAATTGCAACAGGTGTGCATTATATGCCTTTGCCCTTACATCCTTTATTCAAAGATTATAACAGTGAAATTCCTGTTGCTTTAGAAGTCTGGCCAACTATGCTCACGCTGCCTTTGTTTCCTCAATTAACAGAAGCAGAAGTAGATTATGTAGTCAATGCGCTCTGCGAGTTTGATCAGCATTATTAA
- a CDS encoding class I SAM-dependent methyltransferase, producing the protein MSHSSPNTCRLCGASLSQEPIIKLENVPCGAHVFPTKEQLNTDVAVNLNIYQCSSCSLVQLGGEQVTYADQVTSAHGYSPKMLEHRRKQADHFITQFHLNGKKVMEVGCGDGHFMELLAKAGAKPFGIEPSKKSVELGRQKGLPIQYGYMSKSSVVESAPFDAFVTMHVFEHISNPNEFLQAIYNNLTHDAMGLIEVPSFEKALEGQRIYDFLIDHLSYFTIKTLRFALEKNGFEILNIERDWDGEHIVAIVQKQEQNSLDQLSKSVEQLSQQLTEFIENYLSQGKRIAVWGASHHGMTLLSLAQPKGLAYVVDSSPHKQGRFTPASHLPIVPPSQLITDPVDAVIIMTPRFYDEIIQQLCTDIQFQGDIAVLNGNRLEFSN; encoded by the coding sequence ATGTCTCATTCGAGTCCCAACACTTGTCGCCTTTGTGGTGCTAGCTTATCTCAAGAACCGATTATTAAACTAGAAAATGTGCCTTGTGGCGCTCATGTTTTTCCCACAAAAGAGCAACTCAACACAGATGTAGCAGTCAATCTCAACATATACCAGTGTTCTAGTTGTAGTCTTGTCCAGCTTGGGGGAGAGCAAGTTACTTATGCTGACCAAGTAACATCTGCTCATGGTTATTCCCCAAAAATGCTAGAACATCGAAGAAAGCAGGCTGATCACTTTATTACCCAGTTCCATTTAAACGGAAAAAAAGTGATGGAAGTGGGTTGTGGTGATGGTCATTTTATGGAATTACTCGCAAAAGCAGGAGCAAAGCCTTTTGGTATTGAGCCTTCTAAAAAATCAGTTGAATTGGGTCGTCAGAAGGGTTTACCAATTCAGTATGGGTATATGAGCAAAAGTTCTGTAGTGGAATCTGCTCCATTTGATGCTTTTGTTACGATGCACGTTTTTGAACATATCTCTAACCCTAATGAATTTCTTCAAGCTATCTATAACAACTTAACTCATGATGCTATGGGTTTAATTGAAGTTCCTAGTTTTGAAAAAGCACTAGAAGGTCAAAGAATTTATGATTTTCTCATTGATCATTTATCTTATTTTACTATAAAAACTTTAAGATTTGCCTTAGAAAAAAATGGATTTGAAATCTTGAATATTGAGCGAGATTGGGATGGTGAACATATTGTTGCAATTGTTCAGAAGCAAGAACAAAATAGCCTTGATCAGCTGAGTAAGTCGGTAGAACAACTCAGCCAACAATTAACGGAATTTATTGAGAATTATCTTTCTCAAGGAAAACGGATTGCTGTGTGGGGAGCCAGCCATCATGGCATGACTCTTTTATCCCTTGCTCAGCCCAAAGGGTTAGCTTATGTTGTTGATTCTTCTCCTCATAAACAGGGGCGTTTTACTCCCGCTTCTCATTTGCCAATAGTTCCTCCCAGTCAACTTATAACTGATCCTGTAGATGCAGTGATTATTATGACACCTCGATTCTATGATGAAATCATTCAACAACTTTGTACTGATATACAATTTCAAGGAGATATCGCTGTTCTTAATGGAAACCGACTAGAATTTAGTAATTAG
- a CDS encoding acetyltransferase: MHTLSHMNINETIKNVVFWGAAGHAKVLRACLQRYNINLIALFDNNNELSSPFDDVSLYYGKEGFRRWLHSTDLQRDKIGFLVAIGGEKSKGKDRVEIQEYLESFGLIPIIAKHPTAFIDAHVDIGAGSQIMAHATICVETRIGRACLINTGAIVDHECVLSDGVCISPGARLAGCVTVGRYSMIGVGAVILPRINIGEGATVGGGAVVTRDVLPHTVVIGNPARVLE, encoded by the coding sequence ATGCACACTCTTAGTCATATGAACATTAATGAAACAATAAAAAACGTCGTTTTTTGGGGAGCAGCAGGTCATGCGAAGGTTTTGAGAGCTTGCTTGCAAAGGTATAACATAAACTTGATAGCTTTATTTGACAATAACAATGAATTATCTTCGCCATTTGATGATGTTTCTTTATATTATGGGAAGGAAGGGTTTAGGAGGTGGTTACACAGTACAGATCTACAGCGTGATAAGATAGGCTTCCTGGTTGCGATTGGAGGCGAGAAATCTAAAGGAAAAGATAGAGTAGAAATTCAAGAATATTTAGAATCCTTTGGTTTGATCCCAATTATTGCTAAACACCCTACAGCATTTATAGATGCTCATGTAGACATTGGTGCGGGTTCTCAAATCATGGCTCATGCAACAATTTGTGTTGAGACTAGAATAGGTCGTGCTTGTCTAATTAATACCGGTGCAATCGTAGACCATGAATGTGTTTTGTCAGACGGGGTATGTATTTCCCCTGGTGCTAGACTTGCAGGTTGTGTGACTGTTGGTCGCTACTCAATGATTGGTGTTGGTGCAGTTATTTTACCAAGGATAAATATTGGTGAAGGTGCTACAGTTGGGGGGGGTGCAGTAGTGACTCGTGATGTACTCCCCCACACTGTCGTTATTGGAAATCCTGCTAGAGTTTTAGAATAA